One Methylocapsa sp. D3K7 DNA window includes the following coding sequences:
- a CDS encoding IS5 family transposase (programmed frameshift), whose product MWTSENRPKYNRDKLRYPSDLTDDEWSHIEPIIPPAKRGGRKRSVEPREIVNGLMYVLSTGCQWRYVPKDLPPKSTLFGYFDLWNWDGTLDRIHHALYVKCREAMDREASPTACVIDSQSVKSAEKGGAASIRAAMMPGKKIKGKKRHILVDTLGLLLHAVVHPADIQDRDGGVLVLSTLFGLYPFLQKLFADGGYQGPVFQKASAKILPHIQIEIVKRSDQAKGFELLPRRWVVERTFAWLNRCRRLAKDFENLTRNALAFLRLASIRLTLRKLCLN is encoded by the exons ATGTGGACGTCCGAAAACCGCCCGAAATACAATCGTGACAAACTGCGCTATCCGAGCGATCTGACGGACGATGAGTGGTCGCACATCGAGCCGATTATTCCACCGGCCAAACGTGGCGGACGCAAGCGCTCTGTTGAGCCGCGGGAAATCGTGAACGGTCTCATGTATGTGCTGAGCACGGGATGCCAGTGGCGTTACGTTCCCAAAGATCTGCCGCCCAAGAGCACGCTGTTTGGTTATTTCGACCTTTGGAACTGGGACGGCACGCTGGATCGCATTCATCACGCGCTCTACGTGAAGTGTCGCGAAGCCATGGATCGTGAAGCGAGCCCGACGGCCTGCGTCATCGACAGCCAGAGCGTAAAGAGCGCGGAAAAAGGGGGCGCCGCATCGATCCGAGCGGCTATGATGC CTGGCAAGAAGATCAAAGGCAAGAAGCGCCATATCCTCGTCGATACGCTAGGCCTGCTGCTGCATGCAGTGGTGCATCCCGCCGACATTCAAGATCGGGATGGTGGCGTGCTTGTTCTGTCGACCTTGTTCGGCTTGTATCCGTTTTTACAAAAGCTCTTTGCTGATGGCGGATATCAGGGCCCGGTCTTTCAAAAGGCGTCGGCCAAAATCCTGCCGCATATACAAATCGAAATCGTCAAACGCTCCGATCAGGCCAAAGGGTTTGAGCTTCTGCCGCGACGTTGGGTTGTCGAACGCACCTTCGCTTGGCTTAATCGTTGCCGCCGCTTGGCCAAAGACTTCGAAAATCTCACCCGAAACGCACTCGCTTTTCTCCGTCTCGCCTCAATTCGTCTCACGCTCAGAAAGCTTTGTCTGAATTGA
- a CDS encoding ACT domain-containing protein — MPVEMVLTIISKDRPGLVQTLAQVIADHSGNWIDSSMARLGGEFAGILRVDVSERTVASFEKSLAALAEHGIAVTVRHDSVAPRSHGQRVHLNLTGADHPGIVREVSSALARHRVSIDELHTEVRPRSMTGEPLFTAEAIVILPTGLTINELRTELERIGNDVMVDLVLTESDNAKAD; from the coding sequence ATGCCTGTCGAAATGGTTCTGACGATCATTTCGAAAGATCGACCGGGGTTGGTACAAACTTTAGCGCAAGTCATTGCCGATCATTCAGGCAACTGGATCGACAGCTCGATGGCGCGTCTTGGCGGAGAATTTGCGGGAATTCTGCGCGTCGATGTGTCAGAGCGCACCGTTGCGAGCTTTGAAAAATCATTGGCTGCTCTCGCTGAGCACGGTATTGCCGTGACCGTTCGCCATGACAGCGTGGCCCCGAGGTCTCACGGTCAACGAGTGCATCTTAACCTGACCGGCGCGGACCACCCAGGCATCGTTCGAGAGGTATCGAGCGCTCTGGCACGCCATCGCGTCAGCATCGATGAACTGCACACCGAAGTACGTCCCCGCAGCATGACCGGCGAGCCTTTGTTTACTGCAGAGGCCATCGTCATTCTTCCCACAGGCTTAACCATCAATGAGCTGCGTACAGAGCTGGAGCGCATTGGCAATGACGTCATGGTCGATCTCGTTTTGACCGAAAGTGATAATGCGAAGGCAGATTGA
- a CDS encoding DUF2924 domain-containing protein yields the protein MPMHTHSMERPAPGRSAPDPTASEIESLNALDLGLLHRRWRALMGRAPPPHLSRSLMVRILAYRQQAQTHGDLDRATLRVLDAALGQGESASGSSPIATSFGPQPNLRPGTVLAREYNGVLHRVMVGEQGFVWNGQTYESLSKVAHAITGTRWNGPRFFGLHQKGNGSDGKPEVAHQELPACSRPDGACGSEAAP from the coding sequence ATGCCGATGCACACGCATTCGATGGAGCGACCGGCACCCGGCCGGTCTGCTCCGGATCCCACGGCCTCCGAGATCGAGAGCTTGAATGCTCTCGATCTTGGTTTGCTGCACCGGCGCTGGCGTGCGCTCATGGGACGGGCGCCGCCGCCACATCTCTCGCGTAGCCTCATGGTCCGCATCCTGGCCTATCGCCAACAGGCGCAGACTCACGGCGATCTCGATCGCGCGACGCTGCGGGTGCTCGACGCGGCGTTGGGGCAGGGGGAATCTGCGTCGGGGTCATCTCCGATCGCGACCAGCTTCGGTCCTCAGCCAAATTTAAGACCGGGCACGGTGCTCGCGCGCGAATATAACGGTGTTCTGCATCGCGTGATGGTGGGCGAGCAAGGCTTTGTCTGGAATGGGCAGACCTATGAGAGCCTTTCAAAGGTTGCCCATGCGATCACCGGCACCCGCTGGAACGGGCCCCGCTTCTTCGGCCTGCACCAGAAGGGCAACGGCAGCGATGGGAAGCCCGAAGTAGCGCACCAAGAACTTCCCGCGTGTAGTCGGCCGGATGGCGCCTGTGGCTCGGAGGCGGCTCCATGA
- a CDS encoding DUF5681 domain-containing protein — MSEEDQRDNQKLGTDTYSVGYKRPPAQYRFQKGRSGNPSGRPRHRDKQVDASLRDAQALMLHEAYRLVSIREGDRIIEMPAIQAVMRGLGIAAMKGNHRAQLAFKEMTEAIEAKQRAEKQALFEVSVEYKRDWEAEFRKCDRNNLPRPNPVPHPDDVWIDPMRGEVRFIGPFDDIAKKKWDRMQDRKKESLQEIDELRKMLKRKPEFQTFIEQDIAHEQRLIQMIDYYMPDEATRRSPFYDPHKPAKMAERLKRLSSDKATAPAPRSRPGAARRQRTHGG, encoded by the coding sequence ATGAGTGAAGAGGATCAAAGAGATAACCAAAAACTCGGAACCGATACCTACTCGGTCGGCTACAAGCGGCCACCGGCGCAATATCGATTTCAGAAAGGCCGGTCGGGCAATCCCAGCGGGCGGCCCCGGCACCGAGACAAGCAAGTTGACGCCAGCCTGAGGGATGCCCAGGCGTTAATGCTTCATGAAGCCTATCGGCTGGTGAGCATCCGCGAAGGCGACCGCATCATAGAGATGCCAGCGATCCAAGCCGTGATGCGGGGCCTAGGAATCGCAGCGATGAAGGGTAATCATCGTGCCCAGCTGGCCTTCAAGGAAATGACAGAAGCGATTGAAGCCAAGCAGCGCGCAGAGAAACAGGCGTTATTCGAGGTTTCTGTAGAGTACAAGCGAGATTGGGAAGCCGAATTTAGAAAATGTGATCGTAACAATTTACCGCGACCAAACCCTGTCCCGCATCCCGATGATGTCTGGATCGATCCGATGAGAGGTGAGGTCCGTTTCATCGGCCCGTTTGATGACATTGCGAAGAAAAAATGGGACCGGATGCAGGACCGGAAAAAGGAGTCTTTGCAGGAGATCGACGAATTGCGAAAAATGCTTAAACGCAAGCCCGAATTTCAAACATTCATTGAGCAGGATATCGCTCATGAGCAACGTCTGATACAGATGATTGACTACTATATGCCCGACGAGGCCACTCGGCGCAGCCCCTTCTACGATCCACACAAACCGGCCAAAATGGCTGAACGGCTCAAGCGGCTTTCCAGTGACAAGGCAACCGCGCCGGCTCCGCGTTCCAGACCGGGGGCGGCCCGCCGACAACGTACTCACGGGGGGTGA
- a CDS encoding Tex family protein, which produces MTSGADRILRTIASEIRARQEQVKVAIGLLDEGATVPFVARYRKEATGGLDDTQLRQLEERLAYLRELEARRVSILDTIRSQGKLTAGLEAKIAIAVAKSELEDIYLPFRPKRRTRAEMARERGLEPLADAILADRTTTPAELAKAYVSELVPDIKTALDGARDILAETFAENASLVGQLRSYVKAHAMLCSRIIPGKAEAGAKFSDYFDHRERFANTPSHRALAMLRGRNEDILSLDIEIDAESTSALKPVEQMITQHYGIALQGGAADVFLLDAARFAWKTKLSVHLTLDLMNDLRERAEAEAIHVFARNLKDLLLAAPAGARPTMGLDPGIRTGVKVAVVDGTGKLLETAAVYPFQPRNDVVGAGAELRRLIQKHHIELIAIGNGTASRETDRLAAEVIAALPAPKPVKVVVSEAGASVYSASAKAAAEMHDLDVSLRGAVSIARRLQDPLAELVKIDPKAIGVGQYQHDVNQTRLARTLDAVVEDAVNAVGVDLNTASASLLSRVSGLSASLADAIIVHRDQKGAFTCRRDILGVARLGPRAFELCAGFLRIPNGSEPLDASSVHPEAYGLARKIVAACSRDVRSLMGDVTTLKSLDPSQFVDERFGLPTVRDILLELEKPGRDPRPQFKTATFTEGVQDIKDLKPGLMLEGTVTNVANFGAFIDIGVHQDGLVHVSQLADHFVKDPSALVKAGDVVKVRVVEVDLKRKRIALSMRKDEAPLQRATAASNEVAVSNANKKPVRQQSPRQPKSMPEGALGAALSEALRRK; this is translated from the coding sequence ATGACCTCTGGCGCCGACCGCATTCTTCGAACCATTGCCTCCGAAATCCGGGCGCGGCAAGAACAAGTGAAGGTCGCGATCGGCCTGCTCGATGAAGGCGCCACGGTTCCCTTCGTTGCGCGCTACCGTAAAGAGGCCACCGGCGGCCTTGATGACACCCAGCTCCGCCAGCTCGAAGAGCGTCTCGCGTACTTGCGTGAGCTTGAGGCGAGGCGTGTGAGCATTCTCGACACGATTCGCAGCCAAGGCAAACTGACTGCGGGCCTTGAAGCGAAGATCGCCATCGCCGTCGCAAAGTCGGAGCTCGAAGACATTTATCTGCCGTTCCGGCCGAAACGCCGGACCCGCGCCGAGATGGCCCGCGAGCGTGGACTTGAACCCTTGGCGGACGCAATCCTCGCCGATCGCACGACAACTCCCGCCGAACTGGCAAAGGCTTATGTCTCCGAGCTGGTCCCAGACATAAAAACCGCGCTCGATGGTGCTCGGGATATTCTCGCGGAAACTTTCGCCGAGAACGCCAGTCTTGTGGGACAGCTCAGAAGTTACGTCAAAGCTCATGCCATGCTGTGTTCCCGGATAATCCCTGGAAAAGCGGAGGCCGGCGCGAAGTTCTCGGACTATTTCGACCATCGCGAGCGGTTTGCCAATACGCCGAGCCATCGCGCCCTCGCCATGCTCCGTGGCCGTAACGAAGACATTCTCTCGCTTGATATCGAAATCGATGCGGAAAGCACCTCGGCGCTGAAGCCAGTCGAGCAGATGATCACACAACATTATGGGATCGCGCTGCAAGGTGGAGCCGCCGACGTGTTTCTGCTTGACGCCGCTCGCTTCGCCTGGAAGACAAAGTTATCGGTTCATCTCACGCTCGATCTCATGAATGATCTTCGCGAGCGGGCTGAGGCTGAGGCCATCCATGTCTTCGCACGCAACCTTAAGGATTTGTTGCTTGCCGCGCCGGCTGGGGCACGGCCAACCATGGGTCTCGATCCAGGAATCCGGACCGGCGTGAAGGTTGCGGTGGTCGATGGAACCGGCAAGCTTTTGGAGACGGCGGCCGTCTATCCATTTCAACCTCGCAACGACGTAGTTGGGGCGGGTGCGGAACTCAGACGGCTCATCCAAAAGCACCATATCGAATTGATCGCGATCGGCAATGGGACAGCGAGCCGCGAGACCGACCGCCTGGCGGCGGAGGTGATCGCCGCCCTGCCCGCTCCCAAACCGGTCAAAGTTGTCGTGAGCGAAGCGGGCGCTTCGGTCTATTCGGCATCGGCCAAAGCCGCGGCTGAAATGCACGATCTCGACGTGTCCTTGCGCGGCGCCGTGTCCATTGCACGGCGATTGCAGGACCCCCTTGCTGAACTTGTAAAAATCGACCCGAAGGCGATCGGCGTTGGACAATATCAACATGACGTCAACCAGACCCGCCTCGCCCGCACCCTCGACGCCGTCGTTGAGGATGCGGTGAATGCAGTCGGTGTCGATCTCAACACGGCCTCCGCCTCGCTGCTATCGCGCGTGTCCGGACTCAGCGCATCGCTCGCCGACGCAATCATTGTCCATCGAGATCAAAAAGGAGCGTTCACTTGTCGGCGTGATATATTGGGCGTGGCCCGTCTCGGTCCCCGCGCCTTCGAGCTTTGCGCCGGATTCTTGCGGATACCGAACGGATCAGAACCCCTTGATGCTTCGTCGGTTCATCCCGAAGCCTATGGGCTCGCCCGAAAGATCGTCGCGGCCTGTAGCCGCGATGTCCGTTCTCTCATGGGGGACGTGACGACTTTGAAATCGCTTGATCCGTCACAATTTGTCGACGAGCGTTTCGGTTTGCCAACCGTGCGCGATATTTTGCTCGAGCTCGAGAAGCCTGGCCGTGATCCCCGCCCGCAATTCAAAACCGCGACTTTCACCGAAGGGGTCCAGGACATCAAGGACCTGAAGCCCGGCTTGATGCTCGAAGGCACGGTCACGAATGTTGCAAACTTTGGTGCTTTCATCGATATCGGGGTGCATCAAGACGGGCTCGTTCACGTGTCGCAGCTGGCCGATCATTTCGTGAAAGATCCGAGCGCCTTGGTGAAGGCCGGCGATGTTGTCAAAGTTCGCGTGGTGGAGGTCGACCTGAAGCGCAAACGGATAGCTCTTTCCATGCGCAAGGACGAGGCGCCGCTGCAGCGCGCGACGGCCGCTTCGAACGAAGTTGCAGTGAGTAACGCGAACAAGAAGCCCGTGCGCCAACAAAGCCCACGTCAGCCAAAGTCTATGCCTGAGGGTGCGCTCGGCGCAGCGCTGAGTGAGGCGTTACGGCGCAAGTGA
- a CDS encoding DNA methyltransferase: MAALSVVYFEPKDLNPYPRNARRHSNKQIRQIADSIRTFGFTNPILIDAQNMILAGHGRVEAAKILNMATVPCVRIETVTPDQRRAYILADNKLALNAGWDQEILAIELQGLVDLGFDMTVTGFSLAEADFILDAARDGATDTPAGPEDVIPLMSEDAVTRMGDLWRLGRHRLICGDARNVDDYERLLAGETVDLIFTDPPYNVPIDGHVCGSGRIRHREFAMGVGEMSSSSFTAFLSETLGAAAKRCRDGAIAFVCMDWRHMSELLTAGRAAFSELKNLCVWNKTNGGMGSFYRSKHELVFVFKVGTAPHVNSFGLGDTGRYRTNVWDYPGISSMGTGRMDELSMHPTVKPAALVADAIRDCSRRGDIVLDCFGGSGTTLIAAETCGRGARLIEYDPAYCDTIVLRWERMTGKPAILSSTDKSFEDMAAARLPIITGLSHE, translated from the coding sequence ATGGCCGCGCTTTCTGTTGTTTATTTTGAACCAAAGGATTTAAACCCCTATCCGCGCAATGCCAGAAGGCATTCGAACAAACAGATCCGGCAAATTGCAGACAGCATCCGGACCTTCGGCTTTACAAACCCCATCCTTATCGACGCCCAGAACATGATTCTGGCGGGGCATGGCCGCGTCGAAGCTGCCAAGATTTTGAACATGGCGACGGTGCCGTGTGTGCGGATCGAGACTGTGACGCCCGATCAAAGGCGGGCCTACATACTGGCCGACAACAAACTGGCACTCAACGCCGGCTGGGATCAGGAAATCCTGGCAATCGAGCTCCAAGGGCTAGTTGACCTCGGATTCGATATGACGGTCACGGGCTTCTCGTTGGCCGAAGCGGACTTCATCCTTGACGCCGCCCGTGACGGCGCCACAGACACCCCTGCCGGGCCGGAAGATGTAATCCCACTTATGTCTGAGGACGCGGTCACGCGAATGGGAGATCTTTGGCGATTGGGTCGTCATCGGCTGATCTGCGGTGACGCCAGAAACGTAGACGATTATGAACGGCTCCTGGCGGGCGAGACGGTCGATCTGATCTTTACCGATCCACCTTACAATGTTCCGATCGACGGACACGTCTGCGGCTCGGGACGAATCAGGCATCGCGAGTTTGCTATGGGCGTCGGTGAAATGTCATCGTCGAGCTTCACCGCTTTCTTGTCAGAGACATTGGGAGCGGCGGCCAAGCGGTGTCGCGACGGGGCAATCGCCTTCGTCTGCATGGACTGGCGCCATATGAGCGAGCTGCTGACGGCGGGCCGAGCAGCGTTTTCGGAGCTTAAGAATCTCTGCGTTTGGAACAAGACCAATGGCGGGATGGGGAGCTTCTACCGCTCCAAGCACGAACTGGTGTTTGTCTTCAAGGTCGGGACCGCGCCGCATGTCAACAGCTTCGGCCTAGGCGACACCGGCCGATACCGCACCAATGTTTGGGATTATCCTGGCATCAGCAGCATGGGCACTGGACGGATGGATGAACTTTCCATGCACCCGACCGTGAAGCCGGCGGCACTGGTCGCCGACGCCATTCGCGACTGCTCGCGGCGCGGCGACATCGTTCTCGACTGTTTTGGCGGGTCTGGAACCACACTGATCGCCGCCGAGACCTGCGGACGCGGCGCGCGGCTGATCGAATATGACCCGGCCTATTGCGATACCATCGTTCTTCGGTGGGAGCGAATGACGGGCAAGCCTGCGATATTATCGTCGACTGATAAATCCTTTGAGGATATGGCGGCGGCGCGCCTTCCGATCATCACAGGGCTGAGTCATGAGTGA
- a CDS encoding cytochrome c oxidase subunit II yields the protein MALALVLVLIVLGSVLFHLLSPWWLTPIASNWGYIDGTITLTFWITGLGYIAIILFMAYCVFRFRHQEGRRAAYQPENNKLEWSLAIGTTVAVAALLGPGLFVWYQFVTVPDGAAEIEVVGQQWQWSFRLPGKDGRLGTTDPQYVSSDNPLGLNPNDPNGQDNIVIVADDLHLPLGKPIKVLLRSIDVVHDFYVPEFRAKMDLMPGLVTYFWFTPIRTGTFEVLCSAFCGVGHPEMRGSVVVEKESDYQAWLQKQKTFAQLSAHAKKVNLTH from the coding sequence ATAGCCCTAGCGCTCGTCCTGGTTTTGATCGTGCTCGGCTCCGTTTTGTTTCACTTGCTGAGCCCGTGGTGGTTGACGCCGATCGCCTCAAACTGGGGTTACATCGATGGAACGATTACCCTCACGTTTTGGATTACGGGGCTTGGTTACATCGCCATCATTTTGTTTATGGCTTATTGTGTGTTCCGCTTCCGGCATCAGGAGGGGAGACGGGCTGCGTATCAGCCGGAGAACAACAAGCTCGAGTGGTCGCTCGCCATAGGGACGACGGTGGCTGTCGCGGCTCTGCTGGGACCGGGGTTGTTTGTATGGTACCAATTCGTCACCGTTCCGGACGGGGCGGCAGAGATCGAGGTCGTTGGTCAGCAATGGCAGTGGAGTTTCCGCCTGCCGGGAAAGGACGGCCGCCTCGGTACGACTGATCCGCAATACGTCAGTTCCGACAATCCCTTGGGTTTGAACCCGAACGATCCCAACGGGCAGGATAATATCGTCATTGTCGCCGATGACCTGCACCTGCCGCTTGGCAAACCAATCAAGGTCCTGCTCCGCTCCATAGACGTCGTGCATGATTTTTATGTGCCAGAGTTCCGCGCCAAGATGGATTTGATGCCAGGTCTTGTCACTTACTTCTGGTTCACACCGATCAGGACCGGGACTTTCGAGGTTCTCTGCTCGGCATTCTGCGGCGTTGGTCACCCGGAAATGCGGGGCAGTGTCGTGGTTGAGAAGGAAAGCGATTATCAGGCGTGGCTGCAAAAACAGAAGACCTTCGCGCAGTTATCGGCGCACGCCAAAAAAGTAAATCTGACGCATTAA
- a CDS encoding heme o synthase produces MRFVSKSDSALTQSLPISIARPADYVALLKPRVMSLVIFTAFTGVLVAPLPVNPVIAFASLLAIAAGAGASGALNMWYDADIDALMRRTQNRPIPAGRMRKEDALGFGLVLAVLSVMILAIVTNWLAAALLCFTIFFYVAIYTMWLKRLTPLNIVIGGAAGALPPVVGYAATTGEISLASIALFTIIFVWTPPHFWSLALVKADEYHRAGVPMLPNVKGADRTRRDILVYTLLLAPLGLAPWLVGFASLAYGIFAAALGALMLMFSSRVYYHRTGSKADRCAKQMFGFSILYLFLLFAEIAGERLTEISPLNMSW; encoded by the coding sequence ATGCGTTTTGTCAGCAAAAGTGATAGCGCACTTACTCAGAGTCTCCCGATTTCAATCGCGAGGCCCGCCGACTACGTGGCGCTCCTCAAACCCCGCGTCATGTCGCTCGTGATCTTTACGGCATTCACCGGCGTTTTGGTCGCGCCTTTGCCCGTCAATCCGGTGATCGCATTTGCCTCGCTGCTCGCCATCGCGGCCGGAGCGGGCGCCTCGGGCGCCCTCAATATGTGGTACGATGCCGACATTGATGCACTCATGCGGCGGACGCAAAATCGTCCGATCCCCGCAGGCAGAATGAGAAAAGAGGACGCGCTGGGCTTTGGCTTGGTGCTTGCCGTTCTCTCGGTCATGATCTTGGCAATCGTGACCAATTGGCTCGCCGCTGCGCTGCTGTGCTTCACAATCTTTTTTTATGTTGCCATCTACACGATGTGGCTCAAGCGCTTGACCCCGCTCAACATCGTGATCGGAGGTGCCGCGGGAGCCCTTCCTCCTGTTGTCGGCTACGCTGCTACCACCGGCGAAATAAGCCTCGCGAGCATCGCCCTTTTCACCATTATTTTTGTCTGGACTCCACCGCATTTCTGGTCGCTCGCGCTGGTGAAGGCCGACGAATACCACCGCGCTGGGGTTCCGATGCTCCCGAACGTGAAAGGAGCTGATCGCACCCGCCGCGATATTCTCGTATATACACTCCTTCTCGCTCCGCTCGGGCTTGCACCATGGCTCGTCGGCTTTGCCTCGTTGGCCTATGGCATCTTTGCTGCCGCTCTTGGCGCGCTCATGCTGATGTTTTCGTCGCGGGTCTATTATCACCGGACGGGTTCCAAGGCAGACCGATGTGCGAAGCAGATGTTTGGCTTTTCGATCCTCTATCTTTTCCTGCTCTTCGCCGAAATCGCCGGCGAGAGGCTAACGGAAATTTCGCCTCTGAACATGTCCTGGTGA
- a CDS encoding DUF3489 domain-containing protein: MTKLTHRQMTVLSGAAQRDDGAVILPEAMMPASLAKLSQALIAQDLVREVRTKSKMPVWRRDAAGRPLSLVISRAGKATIESATKIFEKATANRGRKGVSGKVAEAPAGVEPNLRKVRREVLQDVKRKLAPSRKKGPVKEAPSNKSQAFPPPLSWRPRAGSKQALLISLLMAAEGAPLGTIVAATGWLPHTVRAALTGLRKRGYAIARLQESGGKSSSYRIVTHAQPVVA; encoded by the coding sequence ATGACCAAGCTCACTCACAGGCAAATGACCGTGCTTTCTGGCGCGGCGCAGCGGGACGATGGCGCCGTGATTTTGCCGGAGGCGATGATGCCAGCTTCACTGGCGAAGCTTTCGCAGGCCCTGATTGCGCAAGATCTCGTCCGCGAGGTGCGTACAAAGTCCAAAATGCCGGTCTGGCGCCGCGATGCGGCCGGACGGCCCTTGAGCCTCGTGATCTCGCGGGCAGGGAAAGCGACGATCGAAAGCGCGACGAAAATCTTCGAGAAAGCTACAGCAAATCGCGGCAGGAAAGGAGTGTCGGGAAAAGTTGCGGAAGCGCCTGCTGGCGTCGAACCGAACCTAAGGAAGGTTCGTCGTGAGGTACTGCAGGACGTGAAGAGGAAGCTAGCGCCTTCCCGCAAAAAGGGGCCGGTCAAGGAGGCCCCATCTAATAAGAGTCAAGCTTTTCCCCCGCCATTGTCTTGGCGTCCACGTGCGGGTTCGAAACAGGCACTGCTCATCTCGCTGCTGATGGCCGCCGAGGGGGCTCCACTCGGCACGATCGTCGCGGCAACGGGATGGCTGCCGCATACGGTCCGGGCGGCGCTGACTGGCTTGCGTAAGCGCGGCTATGCGATCGCGCGCCTGCAAGAGTCCGGCGGCAAAAGTTCGTCCTATCGCATCGTCACGCATGCGCAGCCTGTTGTGGCGTGA
- a CDS encoding recombinase family protein translates to MTKPTLRCAIYTRVSSDQGLEQDFNSLDAQRKAAEAYIKSQAHEGWKLRRDRYDDGGFSGGSMERPALQKLLADIVEGRIDVVVVYKVDRLTRSLADFAKLVELFDAHKVSFVSVTQSFNTTSSMGRLTLNVLLSFAQFEREVGERIRDKIAASKRKGLWMGGVVPLGYRVEARKLLVDEPEAVHVRRIFARYLELGSLPALQRELREEGIRTRSRQLASGKIIGDVSLTNGPLAYILKNRHYLGELNHKGKSYPGDHAAIIPVDLFEAVQRKLAANLNRRDTRRSRSEALLLGKIFDDRGNKMSPSHTLKKGVRYRYYVSSPVVQGRKNEAGSLKRVPAVEIEKLVIGALREHACAGRQATKLTDKELVDTRLGRAVIRSREIEVTLAESPETADLFD, encoded by the coding sequence ATGACCAAGCCTACCTTGCGCTGCGCGATCTACACTCGGGTGTCGAGTGACCAGGGGCTCGAGCAGGATTTTAACTCGCTCGACGCTCAGCGCAAGGCCGCGGAAGCCTACATCAAAAGCCAGGCGCATGAGGGATGGAAACTGCGCCGCGATCGCTACGATGATGGCGGCTTTTCCGGCGGTTCCATGGAGCGGCCGGCGCTGCAAAAGCTGCTTGCCGACATCGTGGAGGGGCGGATCGACGTGGTGGTCGTCTATAAGGTCGACCGGTTGACGCGATCTCTTGCCGACTTCGCCAAGCTTGTCGAGCTCTTCGATGCCCACAAAGTCTCGTTCGTCTCGGTGACCCAGAGTTTCAACACGACGAGCAGCATGGGTCGGCTGACCTTAAATGTGCTGCTCTCGTTTGCCCAGTTCGAGCGCGAGGTGGGCGAGCGCATCCGCGACAAAATCGCCGCCTCGAAGCGCAAGGGGCTTTGGATGGGCGGTGTTGTTCCCTTGGGCTACCGAGTCGAGGCCCGCAAGCTCTTGGTGGATGAGCCCGAGGCAGTCCACGTCCGGCGCATCTTCGCACGCTATCTCGAACTTGGCTCCCTGCCGGCCCTCCAGCGCGAGCTGCGGGAAGAGGGCATCCGCACACGATCCCGGCAGCTTGCTTCGGGCAAAATCATCGGCGATGTTTCCCTGACGAATGGGCCGCTCGCCTATATCCTGAAAAACCGCCACTATCTCGGCGAACTCAACCACAAGGGCAAGAGCTACCCCGGCGATCACGCGGCCATCATTCCCGTCGATCTGTTCGAGGCCGTGCAACGGAAATTGGCGGCGAACCTCAACCGGCGGGACACGCGGCGATCGCGATCCGAGGCGCTTCTTCTTGGCAAGATTTTTGATGATCGCGGCAACAAGATGAGCCCGAGCCACACTCTCAAGAAGGGCGTCCGCTATCGTTACTATGTCTCTAGCCCCGTGGTGCAAGGGCGGAAAAATGAAGCGGGTTCGCTCAAACGGGTCCCGGCGGTCGAGATCGAAAAGCTCGTGATCGGCGCACTTCGGGAACATGCGTGCGCCGGACGGCAAGCAACGAAGCTGACCGACAAGGAACTTGTCGACACACGGCTTGGCCGCGCGGTGATCCGCAGCCGCGAGATTGAGGTGACACTCGCCGAAAGTCCTGAAACAGCAGATTTGTTCGATTAA